A genomic window from Solanum stenotomum isolate F172 chromosome 10, ASM1918654v1, whole genome shotgun sequence includes:
- the LOC125841301 gene encoding reticulon-like protein B4, which translates to MTEHEEHKVEKEEQDESLMDKISEKLHFSNHSSSPAPASSSSDSDDEKKKPTSPAPETSSFGSKIRRLFGRERPVHKVFGGGKPADVFLWRNKKISAGFLGGATAIWVLFEVVEYHLLTLLCHGLMIALAGLFLWSNASTFIHKSAPHIPEVHIPEKPVLEFASCLRNEINRALAVLREIASGRDLKTFLLVIGGLWLASILGGCCDFLTLFYIIVVVLHTVPVLYEKYEDQVDAFAEKALHELKKQYAVFDAKVLSKIPRGPLKDKKKD; encoded by the exons ATGACGGAACACGAGGAGCATAAAGTGGAGAAAGAGGAGCAAGATGAGTCACTGATGGACAAAATTTCTGAAAAACTTCATTTCAGTAATCATTCATCGTCGCCGGCACCGGCGTCGTCTTCTTCTGATTCCGATGATGAGAAGAAAAAGCCGACGTCTCCAGCACCGGAGACGTCTTCGTTTGGGTCTAAAATTCGTCGGCTTTTTGGTAGGGAACGTCCAGTTCATAAAGTCTTCGGTGGTGGTAAAC CTGCTGATGTGTTCTTGTGGAGGAACAAGAAGATATCTGCAGGATTTCTCGGTGGGGCGACAGCTATCTGGGTTCTCTTTGAGGTTGTAGAATACCATTTGCTTACCCTGCTCTGTCATGGTTTGATGATTGCTCTGGCTGGATTGTTTTTGTGGAGCAATGCTAGCACTTTCATTCACAA GTCTGCACCACATATTCCAGAAGTTCACATCCCCGAGAAACCTGTTTTAGAGTTTGCCTCTTGTCTTAGGAACGAGATCAATCGCGCCTTAGCAGTTCTGAGGGAAATTGCTTCTGGAAGGGATCTGAAGACGTTCCTTTTG GTCATTGGTGGTCTGTGGCTCGCGTCAATCTTGGGTGGTTGCTGCGATTTCTTGACCCTGTTCTACATAA TTGTTGTGGTGCTTCACACAGTACCTGTTCTGTATGAGAAATATGAGGATCAAGTGGATGCATTTGCGGAGAAAGCCTTGCATGAACTCAAGAAACAGTATGCCGTCTTTGATGCAAAGGTATTGAGTAAAATTCCTCGAGGGCCATTGAAAGATAAGAAGAAAGATTAG
- the LOC125841294 gene encoding glycosyl hydrolase 5 family protein-like produces the protein MYELHQFFLLLLILFKLLTKKNMTKLATIFIFLCTFATFSHCLPLSTSSRWIIDDEIGQRVKLACVNWAAHLQTMLPEGLDQQPINNIVKQISLMGFNCVRLTWATYMFTRNSNLTVAQSFANNGLHDAQLGIAQKNPQILGLTVFEAQRAVIEEMGRHGIMSVLDNHLSRPMWCCGNHDGNGFWGDEDFQLKEWLKGLAIVAKKYKDLPMVIGISLRNELRGPLQNQSVWYKNVKKGAKTIHKANPNLLIIILGLNYDIDFTFLKRMPLNLLNMRNKIVYEIHRYAFTEGQANWFLTQPLNKVCDTIKKEIMNKSGFLLKGKNAAPLFVSEFGSDQKGMNPSGNLFMGCFLTFLVDLDLDWAVWALQGNYYTRQGKLGMDEPFGMFNNTWNSLRSPQYHAKLQLIQQKLQDPKSKKPKYYLLFHPQSGKCLNVATNNVVQASSCIGASRWIYHGDGTSIRLTGTSSCLTTSREGMPLTLSKDCNNNEKSRWKLASNYQISNIDENGKELCLDFDTNYSSNKVLVRKCVGLDGKSIDNPQSQWFKLVSTNVY, from the exons ATGTATGAACTCCATCAATTCTTCTTACTTCTCTTAATTCTCTTTAAACtactaaccaaaaaaaatatgacaaaattagccacaatttttatttttctttgcacTTTTGCAACTTTTTCTCATTGCTTACCTTTATCAACAAGTTCTAGATGGATAATAGATGATGAAATTGGTCAAAGAGTGAAATTAGCTTGTGTAAATTGGGCGGCCCATTTACAAACCATGTTACCAGAAGGCCTAGATCAACAGCCCATTAACAATATTGTTAAGCAAATATCCTTAATGGGCTTCAATTGTGTTCGTCTTACATGGGCTACTTATATGTTCACTCGTAATTCAAATCTTACTGTGGCCCAATCTTTTGCTAACAATGGGCTTCATGATGCTCAATTAGGAATAGCCCAAAAGAATCCACAGATTTTGGGCCTTACTGTTTTTGAGGCCCAAAGGGCTGTGATTGAAGAAATGGGTCGTCATGGTATTATGTCTGTTCTTGATAATCACCTTAGTAGGCccatgtggtgttgtgggaatCATGATGGGAATGGATTTTGGGGAGATGAGGATTTTCAACTTAAAGAATGGTTAAAAGGGTTGGCTATTGTTGCTAAAAAATACAAGGATTTACCAATG GTTATCGGCATAAGTCTACGTAACGAGCTACGTGGTCCACTTCAAAACCAAAGTGTATGGTACAAAAATGTCAAGAAAGGTGCAAAAACAATTCATAAAGCTAACCCTAATCTTCTAATAATCATATTAGGATTAAATTACGATATCGATTTTACCTTCCTAAAACGAATGCCCTTGAACTTATTAAACATGAGAAATAAAATCGTATATGAGATTCATCGTTACGCGTTTACTGAGGGACAAGCTAATTGGTTCTTAACTCAACCACTAAACAAGGTTTGTGATACAATTAAGAAAGAGATTATGAATAAATCAGGATTTTTACTTAAGGGTAAAAATGCAGCACCTTTATTTGTTAGTGAATTTGGAAGTGACCAAAAAGGGATGAACCCTTCTGGCAATTTGTTTATGGGCTGCTTTCTCACATTCTTAGTGGACTTGGATTTGGATTGGGCCGTTTGGGCCTTGCAAGGTAATTATTATACCCGTCAAGGTAAACTGGGTATGGATGAACCGTTTGGGATGTTTAATAATACATGGAATTCTCTTAGAAGTCCTCAATATCATGCAAAATTGCAACTTATTCAACAAAAACTCCAAG ATCCAAAATCAAAGAAACCAAAATACTACTTATTATTCCATCCACAAAGTGGCAAGTGCTTGAATGTTGCAACCAACAATGTAGTACAAGCAAGTAGTTGCATCGGAGCTAGCCGGTGGATCTACCACGGAGACGGCACGTCGATCCGATTAACCGGAACTTCTTCATGTTTAACAACATCAAGAGAGGGCATGCCTTTGACACTTTCAAAAGATTgcaataataatgaaaaaagtaGATGGAAACTTGCTTCAAAttatcaaatttcaaatattgatGAGAATGGGAAAGAGTTGTGTTTGGATTTTGACACTAATTATTCTTCTAACAAAGTTTTGGTAAGGAAATGTGTTGGCTTAGATGGAAAAAGTATTGATAATCCTCAATCTCAATGGTTCAAGCTTGTCTCAACCAATGTTTACTAG
- the LOC125841288 gene encoding uncharacterized protein LOC125841288, with protein MEQKNMLLSALGVGIGVGVGIGLASGQTVSRWASGSAANVITPLIMEQEMLNLIANGKDSQVTFDEFPYYLSEQTRVLLTSASFVHLTNADFAKHTRNLSPASRTILLSGPAELYQQMLAKALAHYFNAKLLLLDVTDFSLKMQSKYGGTCKEYSFKRSISETTVGRMSGMFGSFSMLQSKEENKGSLRRQSSGVDIGSKDGSFIATNLRRNSSASANLNDISSYGSSGNLAPLMRNSSWAFDEKLLIQTLYKIIVKVSKTSPMVLYLRDVEKILCRSEKIYVLFQKMLKKLSGAVLILGSRIVDPGNDYREIDERLSSVFPYNLEIKPPEEETHLVSWKSQLEEDMKMIQFQDNRNHIMEVLSANDIECEDLGSICMSDTMVLSNYIEEIVVSAISYHLMNTKDPEYRNGKLVISSSSLSHGLDVFQEGKSARKDTIKLEAQAETSKDALGREISITKPEAKTEGVLPENKGEAEAPAPPVMDGNITTPAPKTPEVPPDNEFEKRIRPEVIPANEIGVTFADIGALDELKESLQELVMLPLRRPDLFKGGLLKPCRGILLFGPPGTGKTMLAKAIAREAGASFINVSMSTITSKWFGEDEKNVRALFTLAAKVSPTIIFVDEVDSMLGQRSRAGEHEAMRKIKNEFMTHWDGLLTKSGEKILVLAATNRPFDLDEAIIRRFERRIMVGLPSVENREMIMKTLLAKDRVDDGMDFKELATMTEGYSGSDLKNLCSTAAYRPVRELIQQERLKDLDKKRRAEEAKKAGVVPSTDADKEDKVITIRPLNMADFKEAKKQVAASFAAGGAIMSELKQWNESYGEGGSRKKEQLSYFL; from the exons ATGGAACAGAAGAATATGTTGTTGTCAGCTTTGGGTGTGGGAATAGGTGTTGGAGTTGGGATTGGATTGGCTTCAGGGCAGACTGTTAGCAGATGGGCTAGTGGATCCGCTGCGAATGTTATTACGCCGTTGATTATGGAGCAAGAGATGCTTAATCTCATAGCCAATGGCAAGGATAGTCAAGTCACCTTTGATGAGTTTCCATACTACCTAAG CGAGCAAACAAGGGTGTTGCTGACAAGTGCTTCTTTTGTTCATTTGACAAATGCCGACTTTGCTAAGCATACTCGCAATCTCTCCCCTGCTAGTcgaacaattttgttgtcagGGCCTGCTG aacTTTATCAACAAATGCTTGCCAAGGCATTGGCTCATTACTTTAATGCCAAGTTGTTGCTACTGGATGTAACTGATTTTTCACTGAAG ATGCAAAGCAAATATGGAGGAACATGCAAAGAATAT TCTTTTAAAAGATCTATATCGGAGACAACGGTGGGGAGAATGTCCGGAATGTTTGGATCATTTTCCATGCTTCAGTCTAAGGAGGAAAACAAAG GATCATTGCGTAGGCAAAGCAGTGGAGTAGATATTGGATCAAA AGATGGATCTTTTATAGCTACAAATTTGCGGAGGAACTCATCTGCCTCAGCCAATTTGAATGATATAAGTTCATATGGCTCATCAGGGAATCTAG CTCCACTTATGCGCAACAGTAGCTGGGCTTTTGATGAGAAGCTTCTTATACAGACCTTGTACAAG ATTATTGTCAAAGTATCAAAAACCAGTCCCATGGTTCTGTATCTCAGGGATGTCGAGAAGATCCTTTGTAGGTCGGAAAAGATATACGTGTTGTTCCAGAAAATGCTGAAGAAATTGTCTGGGGCTGTTCTGATCCTTGGTTCAAGAATTGTGGACCCTGGAAATGATTATAGGGAAATAGATGAAAGGCTTTCTTCAGTATTTCCCTATAACCTTGAAATCAAACCCCCAGAAGAGGAAACTCATCTTGTTAGTTGGAAGTCTCAACtagaagaggatatgaagatgaTCCAGTTTCAGGACAACAGAAATCACATAATGGAAGTACTTTCTGCTAATGATATTGAATGTGAAGATCTAGGTTCAATTTGTATGTCGGACACCATGGTCCTAAGTAACTATATAGAAGAAATTGTGGTATCCGCAATCTCATACCATCTGATGAATACAAAGGACCCTGAATACAGAAATGGGAAGCTTGTTATCTCATCTTCAAG CTTGTCCCATGGATTGGACGTATTTCAGGAAGGAAAATCTGCTCGGAAGGATACCATAAAGCTCGAAGCACAAGCTGAAACATCAAAG GATGCTCTAGGCCGAGAAATTAGTATTACAAAACCTGAAGCCAAAACTGAAGGTGTCCTCCCAGAAAACAAAGGTGAAGCTGAAGCTCCGGCACCACCGGTGATGGATGGAAACATTACAACCCCAGCCCCCAAAACTCCT GAAGTTCCTCCTGACAATGAATTCGAGAAGCGTATAAGGCCTGAAGTCATACCAGCAAATGAAATTGGTGTGACATTTGCTGATATTGGTGCCTTGGATGAACTCAAAGAATCTCTTCAGGAGTTGGTGATGTTGCCCCTGAGGAGACCGGACCTATTCAAAGGTGGCCTTTTGAAGCCATGCAGGGGAATACTGCTATTTGGACCTCCCGGCACAGGGAAGACTATGTTGGCGAAGGCCATTGCAAGAGAAGCTGGAGCAAGTTTCATCAATGTGTCTATGTCCACAATTACTTCAAAATGGTTTGGAGAAGATGAGAAAAATGTCCGTGCCTTGTTCACTCTCGCAGCTAAGGTCTCTCCCACTATCATCTTTGTGGATGAGGTTGATAGCATGCTTGGCCAGAGATCAAGAGCGGGGGAGCATGAAGCTATGCGGAAAATAAAGAATGAGTTCATGACTCACTGGGATGGGTTACTAACAAAATCAGGTGAAAAAATTCTTGTTCTTGCTGCTACCAATAGGCCATTTGACCTTGATGAAGCAATCATTAGGCGTTTTGAGAGAAG AATTATGGTTGGCTTACCATCAGTAGAGAACAGGGAAATGATCATGAAAACTCTATTGGCCAAGGATAGAGTTGATGACGGAATGGACTTCAAGGAGCTGGCGACAATGACTGAAGGCTACTCTGGGAGTGATCTCAAG AATCTGTGCAGTACTGCTGCATACCGGCCAGTTAGAGAGTTGATACAGCAAGAAAGACTGAAAGACTTG GATAAGAAGCGCAGAGCTGAGGAAGCTAAGAAAGCTGGAGTTGTTCCATCTACAGATGCGGATAAGGAGGATAAGGTGATCACTATCCGGCCTTTGAATATGGCAGACTTCAAAGAAGCCAAAAAGCAG GTTGCAGCTAGCTTTGCAGCTGGAGGAGCAATAATGAGTGAGCTAAAACAATGGAATGAGTCATATGGAGAAGGAGGATCAAGGAAAAAGGAGCAGTTATCTTATTTTCTGTAG
- the LOC125841300 gene encoding probable membrane-associated kinase regulator 2: MLKLKKPKSNAATKTGKLSEGDGDDGSVSATPKPLRIKVSEDEKEERQNRTQSKFLTVKFKVEEVPIKSLFTRDNSSKANNSSSKIQKRNPAEAFSTNSENSSSDEKKFSKEVMQKYLKKVKPLYIRASKRYGEKLRFSGQLSLTGNAALKPGPSPPPSAAAKAEAATDAPSVSERNQKQGNIPSGLRIVRKHLGKSRSASSAVVAASPVTSNRRDDSLLQQQDAIQGAILHCKRSFNSSRDSESSILSRSASDASHEKSTHLITDSSALEEAIAVRKLEI; this comes from the exons ATGCTGAAGCTGAAGAAGCCAAAATCAAATGCAGCAACAAAAACTGGAAAATTATCTGAAGGTGATGGCGATGATGGCTCTGTTTCAGCTACTCCGAAACCACTACGGATTAAAGTATCAGAGGATGAAAAAGAGGAGCGTCAGAATCGAACGCAGAGCAAGTTTTTAACAGTGAAGTTTAAGGTTGAAGAAGTTCCTATTAAATCATTGTTTACTAGAGATAACAGCTCTAAAGCCAACAACAGCAGCAGCAAAATACAGAAGCGGAATCCGGCGGAAGCATTTTCAACAAATTCAGAAAATTCTTCTTCCGATGAGAAGAAATTTTCTAAAGAGGTGATGcaaaaatacttgaaaaaagTAAAACCTCTGTACATTCGCGCCTCGAAACGTTACGGCGAGAAGCTCAGATTCTCCGGACAGTTGAGCTTAACAGGTAATGCTGCACTTAAGCCCGGTCCTTCACCACCTCCGTCCGCAGCAGCGAAGGCAGAAGCAGCAACAGACGCTCCATcggtgtctgagaggaaccaGAAGCAGGGGAATATCCCGTCAGGACTGCGAATAGTTCGTAAACATTTGGGGAAAAGCAGATCGGCGTCGTCGGCGGTTGTTGCCGCGTCGCCAGTAACATCTAACCGTCGAGACGACTCGTTATTGCAGCAACAAGACGCAATTCAAGGCGCCATTTTACACTGCAAGAGGTCTTTCAATTCATCTAGAG ATTCAGAGTCATCCATTTTATCACGTTCAGCAAGCGATGCTTCACATGAAAAATCAACGCACTTAATAACAGATTCATCTGCATTAGAAGAAGCCATAGCGGTgagaaaattagaaatttaa